From the Acinetobacter wanghuae genome, one window contains:
- the msuE gene encoding FMN reductase, producing MPSSSLQKPLNIVAVSGGLNNPSKTEALVQAIVDELGEATPINVHFIKFSEIGQLLGGAIYRNQLPQRVQDDLAAVEAADALIVGTPVYRASFTGLFKHFFDFVEQTALVDVPVLLAASGGSERHALVLEHQLRPLFSFFQAQTLPIGVYATDKDFTPEYTIHSELLRDRITLAVARALPILEWAPAKGQRAEVVKEKTIQASQNLGINKQIEQDEVLPSAAVPSLDAAEARIHQKKLPKTHVA from the coding sequence ATGCCGAGCTCAAGTCTTCAAAAACCCCTCAATATTGTTGCTGTTTCAGGCGGTTTAAACAATCCATCAAAAACAGAAGCATTGGTTCAAGCCATTGTTGATGAACTCGGTGAAGCAACACCGATCAATGTCCATTTCATTAAATTTAGCGAAATTGGTCAGTTATTAGGTGGTGCGATTTACCGTAATCAATTGCCACAACGTGTACAAGATGACTTAGCCGCTGTTGAAGCTGCAGACGCGTTGATTGTTGGTACACCTGTATACCGTGCATCATTTACAGGTTTATTTAAACACTTCTTCGATTTTGTCGAACAAACAGCTTTAGTTGATGTGCCTGTGTTACTTGCCGCTTCTGGCGGTTCTGAACGTCATGCTTTAGTGCTTGAACATCAACTTCGTCCATTGTTCAGCTTCTTCCAAGCCCAAACACTCCCAATTGGTGTGTATGCAACAGATAAAGACTTCACGCCTGAATATACGATTCATAGTGAATTGCTACGTGACCGTATTACTTTGGCTGTGGCACGTGCGTTACCGATTCTTGAGTGGGCCCCTGCCAAAGGTCAACGCGCTGAAGTGGTCAAAGAAAAAACCATCCAAGCCAGCCAAAATTTAGGCATTAATAAACAAATTGAACAAGATGAGGTTTTACCCTCTGCGGCTGTGCCAAGTTTAGATGCTGCTGAAGCACGCATTCATCAAAAGAAATTACCAAAAACGCATGTAGCTTAA
- a CDS encoding response regulator: MNILIVDDHPLFRHALIQAVRYSLPQAQIHETAAVNEFYERLEKGPEPDLVLLDLNLPGASGFSALVHVRAQYPSLPIIVVSAHEETSIIQRSIAHGAMGYIPKSAHPSHIGEAIREVLEGEIWLPPTFPANMNFDPRAADETALAERIQSLTPQQFRVLMMVAEGLLNKQIAYELEVSEATIKAHVTAIFRKLGVQNRTQAVLAIGALNIEEKKI, translated from the coding sequence ATGAATATTTTAATCGTTGATGATCATCCCTTGTTTCGTCATGCCCTCATCCAAGCCGTTCGTTACAGCCTGCCACAAGCGCAAATTCATGAAACTGCTGCAGTTAATGAATTTTACGAACGTCTAGAAAAAGGCCCAGAGCCGGATCTTGTTCTACTTGATTTGAATTTACCCGGTGCTTCAGGTTTTTCAGCCTTGGTGCATGTACGCGCACAATATCCATCATTACCGATTATTGTGGTTTCAGCGCATGAAGAAACCAGTATTATTCAGCGTTCAATTGCACATGGTGCGATGGGCTATATTCCAAAATCAGCCCATCCAAGTCATATTGGTGAAGCGATTCGTGAAGTGCTTGAAGGCGAAATTTGGTTACCACCAACCTTCCCAGCCAACATGAACTTTGATCCACGCGCAGCAGATGAAACGGCTTTGGCTGAACGCATTCAGTCACTGACACCGCAGCAGTTCCGGGTACTGATGATGGTGGCAGAAGGTTTATTGAATAAACAAATTGCTTATGAATTAGAAGTGTCTGAAGCAACGATTAAAGCGCACGTTACTGCAATTTTCCGTAAGTTGGGTGTACAAAACCGCACGCAAGCGGTACTTGCGATTGGCGCTTTGAATATCGAAGAAAAGAAAATTTAA
- a CDS encoding cryptochrome/photolyase family protein, translating to MHLIWFRNDLRIYDHTALWHAAQSQQCLAVVILSPEQWRLHQDAAVKIDFYLRRLNLLKAQLEQLNIPLVILEQALWQDILQRLLALCEQFNVRHVHANIEIGIHEQQRDQAVSETLTAHEIAFERYEDRTLFPLGSIRNGSHQPYQVFSAFKKKCYERLIVDVPSMYPELEAQAPLDLDISTFEFDLDAFAKRYQSQNLQKIWSVEDADIQQRLQHFIEDQLEYYKAERDIPSLDGTSQMSPYLNIGAISIRQCIQALFEQHNGYFQIDDIGQQTWLDELLWREFYQHTLHDFPKVSKHQPFKDNTKHIQWRDAPKDLAAWQQGQTGIPIVDAGMRQLLATGWMHNRVRMITAMFLTKNLLIDWRLGEAWFMQHLIDGDLAANNGGWQWCASTGMDSAPYFRIFNPVSQSQRFDPNGEYIKKWLPELAHIDAKSIHEPYAKNPDLKINYPKPIVGLKSSRARAIETFKTANSK from the coding sequence ATGCATCTGATTTGGTTTCGTAATGATCTGCGTATTTATGACCATACTGCGCTATGGCATGCAGCCCAATCTCAACAGTGTCTCGCTGTCGTCATTCTATCGCCTGAACAATGGCGACTTCATCAAGATGCAGCAGTTAAAATTGATTTTTATCTTAGACGTTTAAACCTGCTTAAAGCCCAACTTGAACAGTTGAATATTCCGCTCGTCATTCTTGAACAGGCATTGTGGCAGGATATTCTACAACGCCTCTTGGCACTTTGTGAGCAATTCAACGTTCGTCATGTCCATGCCAATATTGAAATAGGGATTCATGAACAACAGCGTGATCAAGCGGTAAGTGAAACCTTAACTGCGCACGAAATTGCGTTTGAACGCTATGAAGACCGTACGCTTTTTCCATTGGGCAGTATTCGAAATGGCAGTCATCAACCTTATCAAGTCTTTAGCGCTTTTAAGAAAAAGTGTTATGAACGCTTAATTGTGGATGTGCCTTCGATGTATCCTGAGCTTGAAGCACAAGCTCCACTTGATTTGGATATCTCGACATTTGAATTTGACCTTGATGCCTTTGCGAAGCGCTATCAATCTCAAAACTTACAAAAAATATGGTCGGTTGAAGATGCAGATATTCAACAGCGACTGCAACATTTTATTGAAGATCAGCTCGAATATTACAAAGCTGAACGAGATATTCCGAGTCTAGATGGTACGAGCCAAATGTCGCCCTATTTAAACATAGGGGCGATATCGATTCGCCAATGTATTCAGGCTCTGTTTGAGCAGCACAATGGCTACTTCCAAATCGATGATATTGGACAACAAACGTGGCTCGATGAATTATTATGGCGTGAGTTTTATCAACATACCTTGCATGATTTCCCCAAAGTCTCCAAACATCAGCCTTTTAAGGACAACACCAAGCATATTCAGTGGCGCGATGCCCCTAAGGACTTAGCAGCTTGGCAACAAGGACAGACGGGCATTCCAATTGTCGATGCAGGCATGCGTCAACTGCTGGCTACAGGTTGGATGCACAACCGCGTGCGTATGATTACAGCGATGTTCCTGACCAAGAACTTACTCATCGATTGGCGACTCGGCGAAGCATGGTTTATGCAACATCTGATTGATGGTGATTTAGCAGCGAATAATGGCGGCTGGCAATGGTGTGCGTCGACTGGTATGGATTCCGCTCCCTATTTTCGGATTTTCAATCCGGTGAGTCAGTCACAGCGCTTTGACCCCAATGGCGAATACATCAAAAAATGGCTGCCTGAATTGGCACATATTGATGCCAAAAGCATTCATGAGCCTTATGCGAAAAATCCTGATTTAAAAATCAATTATCCAAAACCGATTGTGGGTTTAAAAAGCTCACGGGCTCGTGCTATTGAGACCTTTAAAACCGCCAATTCAAAATAA
- a CDS encoding riboflavin synthase subunit alpha, giving the protein MYTGIVQGLEKVVEIKKADGFITIIVSNHNHFFNDVFIGASVAINGVCLTVTTIDTERNQIHFDISDVTLALTTLKALKVGDDVNVERSAKVGSENGGHNLYGHIEGTATIKTLERRGETFHIDLIIPNGNIKYFFLKGFIGLNGCSLTVNRVDRSTQEISIDLIPETLRLTTWKDTKVGDEVNYEIDQTTRTLVDTLENIHQR; this is encoded by the coding sequence ATGTATACAGGTATTGTTCAAGGCTTAGAAAAAGTCGTTGAGATCAAAAAAGCGGATGGCTTTATTACTATTATCGTATCCAACCACAATCACTTTTTTAATGATGTATTTATTGGTGCAAGTGTTGCGATTAATGGCGTTTGCTTAACTGTTACCACGATTGATACTGAGCGCAATCAAATCCATTTTGATATTTCCGATGTGACGCTTGCCCTTACCACCTTAAAAGCACTTAAGGTCGGTGATGATGTCAATGTTGAACGCTCTGCCAAAGTTGGGAGTGAAAATGGCGGGCATAACTTATATGGACATATTGAAGGTACAGCAACCATCAAGACGCTTGAACGTCGCGGTGAAACCTTTCATATTGATTTGATCATTCCAAATGGCAATATTAAATACTTTTTCTTAAAAGGCTTTATCGGTCTAAATGGCTGTAGCTTGACCGTAAACCGTGTCGATCGTAGCACACAAGAAATTTCGATTGACTTGATTCCTGAAACACTACGTCTTACAACATGGAAAGATACCAAAGTCGGTGATGAAGTGAATTATGAAATCGATCAAACCACTCGAACGCTAGTAGATACTTTAGAGAATATTCATCAGCGTTAA
- the sfnG gene encoding dimethylsulfone monooxygenase SfnG, with the protein MSKDNNIVFAYWVPNVSGGLVVSQIEQRTDWSYDYNVRLAQTAEKAGFDYALTQIRFTAGYNAENQHESVSFSHGILAKTERLKVIAAILPGPWKPALAAKQLATIDHLSNGRIAINVVSGWFRGEFDAIGEEWPEHDERYARSEEFIRSLKGVWTQDNFSFDGKYYQFKDYTLSPKPVQKPHIEIFQGGSSRAARDMASRVSDWYFTNGNTPEELKKQIDDIREKAKANNHQVKIGVNAFVIARDTEEEAQAVLQEIIDKAHVEAVNAFGDATREAGAASVEGEGNWAKSTFEDLVQYNDGFRTNLIGTPQQIAERIVELKKVGVDLILSGFLHFIEEVEYFGEKVLPLVRELEAEQQLQLQAKSA; encoded by the coding sequence ATGTCAAAAGATAATAATATTGTATTTGCGTATTGGGTACCCAATGTCAGCGGTGGCTTGGTGGTAAGTCAAATTGAGCAACGTACCGATTGGAGCTATGACTACAATGTCCGTTTGGCACAAACCGCAGAAAAAGCAGGTTTTGACTATGCCCTCACTCAAATTCGCTTTACCGCAGGTTATAACGCAGAAAACCAACATGAATCGGTCAGTTTTAGTCATGGGATTTTGGCAAAAACTGAACGTTTAAAAGTTATTGCTGCAATTTTACCAGGTCCTTGGAAACCAGCACTTGCGGCAAAACAATTGGCAACCATTGACCATTTAAGCAATGGACGTATTGCCATTAATGTGGTCAGCGGTTGGTTCCGCGGTGAATTCGATGCAATTGGTGAAGAATGGCCGGAACATGATGAGCGTTATGCCCGTTCTGAAGAATTTATTCGCAGTTTAAAAGGGGTTTGGACACAAGATAACTTTAGTTTTGATGGTAAATATTACCAATTTAAGGATTACACCTTAAGTCCAAAGCCGGTGCAAAAACCGCATATTGAGATTTTCCAAGGCGGCAGTTCGCGTGCTGCACGTGATATGGCATCTCGCGTATCAGATTGGTACTTCACCAATGGCAATACCCCGGAAGAGCTGAAAAAACAAATTGATGATATTCGCGAGAAAGCCAAAGCCAACAATCATCAAGTGAAGATTGGGGTCAATGCCTTTGTGATTGCGCGTGATACCGAAGAAGAAGCTCAAGCCGTTCTACAAGAAATCATCGATAAAGCGCATGTGGAAGCAGTCAATGCCTTCGGTGATGCCACACGCGAAGCAGGTGCGGCGTCCGTTGAAGGTGAAGGTAACTGGGCAAAATCGACCTTTGAAGATTTAGTTCAATACAATGATGGCTTCCGTACCAATCTTATTGGCACACCACAGCAAATTGCAGAACGTATTGTGGAACTTAAAAAAGTTGGTGTGGATTTGATTCTTTCAGGTTTCTTACACTTTATTGAAGAAGTTGAATATTTTGGCGAAAAAGTTTTGCCGTTGGTACGTGAACTTGAGGCAGAGCAGCAACTTCAGCTACAGGCTAAATCAGCTTAA